Part of the Methylomonas sp. AM2-LC genome, TCGACCGCTTTTTCGATAATCCCCGCGAATTCCGGATGTTTAACCAACCAATCGTTCACTGCGCTATCATAGCCAGCCAAAAAATCAGCTTTCGCTTTAGTAAAATCCACTGCAATGCGATCCAGTTCCTCAGTAATCGAACTTGCCGAGTCACTGGGAATGATAAAACCACCCAGAAAGCGGGTACCGACGCGTAAACATATGCGTTCGGCTTCCTTCTTCAGGCGATTGAACACGGTTAGCTGGTCGGGATCAAGCAGGCGCTTGGAACCCAGGCTGGCTAAATCTTCCGGCGGCAGCTTGCTGCCATCGGCGAGCACCAGGTCTTCCTTTTTCAGTTTTTTCCGGGCGCCGTAGATATTGGCTTCAACTTTCACCAACACCACTTTATCCAGAATGATTTGTGCAGTTTGCGTCATAGGTACCTCCTATGTGAAAGAGGCGCATCTGACCCCGTAAGGGCTGGATGGCCCCTTTCGGGTTTAATGAATTAACGTTAACTATTTTGCTAGCTATTTAGCATTCAGCTAGAACCAGTTATCGTCTTGATCGGCCATTGCCAGAGCAAGATTCAGTTTTGGTTTTAGCAATCCCAGCATTTCCGCCAACGGTCGAACAGCTTCCAGATCGGCGCCAAAAAACGCCAGCACTTCCGGTTCTGCCTTCAGGTCAGCGGATATTTCCCGACTATTTTCGCTGGCCATGCCTATTTCTAAGTCGACAAAACCTTTAAACTTTAACGCCATCAACAACAACCATGGCATAACGCCATGAACTTGCTGAATCTGTCCACTTTGGGTAAAGGCTTGCGGATTCAAGGTATGGTCTATCAACTGTTGCCAGCCATCCCAGTCCTGCTCAGGCTTAGGAAACAGATCGTCACAAGCTTGAATTGATCCAAGCATGCGCCGAACTTCGATACCCAAGGTGACACAGGTGTCGTGATCAGCTTTACATTCAATATGCCAGTACAGAATGTCCACCACAGACCTTGAGTTATCAGGTTGTAAGCTTGGACTTCCATCTGCTTCAGGCTGCTGATTTAGGTTTCCGTTTTGGTTTTGGCTGGCTAAGCTGACATTGCCATCCTGATCGATATCGACTTCGGCGACAAAGACATAGCCCTTGTTTCGCTTTTGCCGTTCGATGACAGTTTGAATAATGCCGCTTCGCGTACCAGAACTCGGTAAACACGATGCCGTTTTTCCCCAACGGGTTGTTATTGTCCCATCTGAATTGCTCTTAACTGCCCAATCCTTGCTGGAACCATCACTATTGCGATGCCGAAATAAATTCCACTTCGCCATGACTACACCATCCAGTCATCGCCAAAAACGTCCTTAGCGATGCGATGAATCGCTTCGCGTTCGGCCGGTTCGGCTCTAAAAGTCAGGGCTCTGTCCAGAGAGTAAGCCAGCGCATTGGGAGCGCTTTTAAAGGTCGCCACTAAGGATGCCCAACGCACCAGACCACGAGTCGATAAGGTCACCGACAACATGCCGCCGCCGTCAGAACCGCCGATAAATACTTTGCGGATTTGATTGGCAACCTTGATCATGCTTACCCTTACCGTTTCCGGCATATTGGGCACGACATCGGACAGCAGCTTCATTTCGTCATCAGGATCGGGGTAACCCACTTCCATCAGCCTAAACCTGTCTAAAAATGCCAAGTTTTGACGTAACACACCCTGATACAATCCCGATTGATCACCAGCGCCGGCACTATTACCGGTAGCGACCAGACGAAACTTGGGATGTGGCGCAATCACTTGACCGGTCTGCGGTATTGTCAAGGGCTTGCCTTCCACAATCTCGTTAAGACCGATCAGTTCAGCCGGATCAACTGCGTCGATTTCATTGATCAGCAGCACATGTCCCAGACGGACAGCCAGAGTTAACGGGCCATCTATCCATTTCATACTGCCACCGTCGATCAGCATATACTGACCAAGCAGATCGTTAAGTTCCATGCGGCCATGACCGGTGACGGCATGGACGCCCCAATGCAATCTAGCAGCAACTTGCTCAAGCAACGAGGTTTTACCGGAACCGGTCGGACCGGTCAGATACAAACCATCGCCATTGGGTGATCCTAAAAACGCCAGCACATCGCGCAAATGATCCTTGCGGAATACATAAGGCTTTTGCGTCGGCACATAAGGATTTTGAGCAGGCTCAAAACCTTCGACCTTCATGCTGGCCGGTGCGTTAATACCGAAAGTATCGGCAATCGAATACTGTTTTATCATGGTGAACTCCTTATAAGCGGGGTAAAACCCGAATCACAAGGCACACCACGCCCCTGAAGGGGTTGGCGTACCCTTCGGGTGGTTTAAATCCCTGGCAAACCAGGGGGCGAACAGTTTCAGAACAAACTTAAAAACATCAAATCAAGCCACAGACATCAATTTGGATAATTCTGCACGGGCAAGAATTTCCTCGTCCATAAAGCGCAGAATTCGCCGGATGTCCGATTTCAATCCACGATCATGGATTTGGCCAAGCATCTGCTGAACCAGATTTCGTTTATGGTGTAACTCTTCCAAACTGGCGGTTTCCAGCCAGGTAAACAGGATTTTCCAAAAGTCTTTATTCATGGTGAACCTCCTTTGATTGAAAAAAGGATTCACCACGACCCAAGGGGCGGATGAACCCCAGTGGGACTGCAAAACCGGAATTGACGTATCCGGTACACGAATGACTTTCATCTCTCCCTTATCAAAACCAATAATCGACGCCGACAATTTCTTTCAGTACCTCAGGATCGAAGGGCACCTCGGCGCGTTTCCCGTCATCATCACGACAGGTCATGCGTATCCGCTGGGCGGAAGGTTTACGATAGGCTTCCAGCGTTGCTTCCGAACAATCCGGAATTAGCGCCTTGATGGCCGCTTTGTAATCGATCAGGCCTTGCGCCAGATAGCGGTTGACCCGCACGCCTGAATGCTCGG contains:
- a CDS encoding AAA family ATPase yields the protein MIKQYSIADTFGINAPASMKVEGFEPAQNPYVPTQKPYVFRKDHLRDVLAFLGSPNGDGLYLTGPTGSGKTSLLEQVAARLHWGVHAVTGHGRMELNDLLGQYMLIDGGSMKWIDGPLTLAVRLGHVLLINEIDAVDPAELIGLNEIVEGKPLTIPQTGQVIAPHPKFRLVATGNSAGAGDQSGLYQGVLRQNLAFLDRFRLMEVGYPDPDDEMKLLSDVVPNMPETVRVSMIKVANQIRKVFIGGSDGGGMLSVTLSTRGLVRWASLVATFKSAPNALAYSLDRALTFRAEPAEREAIHRIAKDVFGDDWMV